The Thermincola ferriacetica genome has a segment encoding these proteins:
- a CDS encoding LysR family transcriptional regulator, translating into MDINFELYKVFYYVAKNLSFSGASQELHISQSAVSQSVKLLEEKMNCRLFIRNTKQVKLTQEGETLFRHIEQAYNLIRAGERSIEEIHSLQQGEVRIGASDTICKYYLLPYLKKFNRLYPNIRIKVTNRTSPRCIELLKKGSVDVAVVNMPGTVEKTMRVDKVKTIHDVFIAGQNFAHLKRKKISLQELAQYPVLMLEKNTTTRNFIDTFLESKGVKIIPEVELGSVDLLVEMAKIGLGISLVVKEYIEKELSGSEVFMLNLREKIPARKLGVLTNNNIPLSVAAQKFVALLV; encoded by the coding sequence ATGGACATCAACTTCGAATTATACAAAGTTTTTTACTACGTAGCCAAAAATCTCAGCTTCTCCGGGGCTTCACAGGAGCTGCACATCTCCCAGTCCGCCGTAAGCCAGTCCGTCAAACTGCTGGAGGAAAAAATGAACTGCCGGCTGTTCATCAGGAATACCAAGCAGGTCAAACTTACTCAGGAAGGGGAGACCCTGTTCAGGCATATTGAACAGGCTTATAACCTGATCAGGGCCGGTGAAAGAAGCATTGAGGAAATCCACTCCCTGCAACAGGGAGAAGTCAGGATAGGGGCAAGTGATACCATCTGTAAATACTACCTTCTTCCCTATCTCAAGAAGTTTAACCGCCTTTACCCCAACATTCGCATCAAAGTGACCAACAGGACATCGCCCAGGTGTATTGAACTACTGAAAAAAGGCAGTGTAGACGTGGCAGTGGTGAACATGCCTGGAACAGTGGAGAAAACGATGCGGGTAGATAAGGTGAAAACCATACACGATGTGTTTATAGCCGGGCAAAACTTCGCCCACCTGAAGAGGAAGAAAATCTCCTTGCAAGAACTGGCACAATATCCTGTGCTGATGCTGGAAAAAAACACCACAACAAGAAACTTTATTGATACGTTCCTGGAAAGTAAAGGCGTAAAGATAATCCCCGAAGTGGAACTGGGCAGTGTGGACCTGCTGGTGGAAATGGCCAAAATAGGCCTGGGCATCTCTCTGGTGGTAAAAGAATACATCGAAAAAGAACTCTCCGGCAGCGAAGTTTTTATGTTGAACCTGCGGGAAAAGATACCTGCCAGGAAGCTGGGTGTTTTAACAAATAACAACATTCCCCTGTCGGTGGCAGCGCAAAAATTTGTAGCATTGCTTGTTTAG
- a CDS encoding phosphoribosylformylglycinamidine synthase translates to MTVRRIFVEKKPGYDVEAQNLYRDLKENLDIAGLERLRIVNRYDIEGISDEEYRNARTTVFSEPTVDYVYDEALPVDDGDIVFAVEYLPGQYDQRADSAAQCVQILTQKERPVIRSARVIVLKGSISDDEIARIKSYCINPVDSREASLDKPLTLGMECIVPPDVAVVAGFISLPDGELQRLMDEMGLAMSFADLKFLQEYFRDTEKRDPTVTELRVIDTYWSDHCRHTTFLTEIEEVAIEEGTFTQPVKKAYEEYLQSRRFVYEDKGKDICLMDIATMGMKELRKRGLLQDLDESDEINACSIVVNVDVDGREEEWLVMFKNETHNHPTEIEPFGGAATCLGGAIRDPLSGRSYVYQAMRVTGSGDPRTRIEDTLPGKLPQRKITTEAAHGYSSYGNQIGLATGQVAELYDEGFVAKRMEIGAVIGAVPRKNVVRKQPAAGDVVILVGGRTGRDGCGGATGSSKEHTEESILTCGAEVQKGNPPEERKIQRLFRNPEVSVMIKKCNDFGAGGVSVAIGELADGLDINLDAVPKKYEGLDGTELAISESQERMAVVVDRENVQRFIQLAREENLEATAVAEVTSTGRLRMSWRGQYIVDISRAFLNTNGVKQKTRVAVKAPAEDESYFARLNPGVEKELGDLKAAWLANLRDLNVCSQKGLVERFDSTIGAGTVLIPFGGKYQATPAEGMVAKIPVLAGDTTTGTVMTFGYNPQLAKWSPFHGALYAVLEAVAKVVAIGGDYKKIRLTLQEYFEKLGKDAARWGKPFSALLGAFYAQKRFGIPAIGGKDSMSGTFKDLHVPPTLVAFAAGVVKVDKVVSPEFKKAGSKVVLVPAARDAKEMPDFDRLAANFSKVYELIQSGKVLAAHSVRMGGLAAAVSKMAFGNRIGMVFTAKMEPADLFAPDYGSIVLELDEKINLEEVFGSVHYKVLGYTSEKAVLQVNGVEIGLAEAVAEWEKPLEKIFPTRTDAISEKPKTAWFTGRNTGKPAIPVARPRIFIPVFPGTNCEYDSARAFEKAGGIVETLVIRNLTPVEIEQSIEAMVKAIDNSQIIMIPGGFSAGDEPDGSGKFIAAIFRNSRVKEAVMKLLKQRDGLMLGICNGFQALIKLGLVPYGEIRDISQDCPTLTFNTIGRHVSCLVRTKVTSTLSPWFNNVNVGDVHTVAVSHGEGRFVGREEEIEQLMRNGQVATQYVDLEGKPTYDIAFNPNGSMHAIEGITSPDGRVLGKMGHSERISSNVYKNVPGEKDQKLFEAGVRYFA, encoded by the coding sequence GTGACAGTGCGGAGAATTTTTGTCGAAAAGAAACCCGGTTATGATGTGGAAGCGCAAAACCTGTACCGGGACCTTAAGGAGAACCTGGATATTGCGGGTCTGGAGCGCCTGCGGATTGTCAACCGTTATGATATCGAGGGGATTTCCGATGAAGAATACCGGAACGCCAGAACCACCGTTTTTTCAGAACCGACCGTCGACTACGTTTATGACGAGGCGCTGCCTGTCGATGACGGCGACATAGTGTTTGCCGTGGAATACCTGCCGGGCCAATATGACCAGCGGGCAGATTCGGCGGCTCAATGCGTGCAGATTCTCACCCAGAAGGAAAGGCCGGTTATCCGGTCGGCCCGGGTAATTGTGCTGAAAGGCAGCATTTCCGATGATGAAATAGCCAGGATAAAAAGTTACTGCATTAATCCTGTTGATTCCCGGGAAGCATCTCTGGACAAGCCTTTAACCCTGGGTATGGAATGTATTGTTCCCCCTGATGTGGCGGTGGTGGCAGGTTTTATTTCCCTGCCTGACGGAGAGCTGCAGCGCCTGATGGATGAAATGGGCCTGGCCATGAGTTTTGCCGATCTCAAGTTTCTGCAGGAGTATTTTAGGGACACTGAAAAAAGGGATCCTACCGTTACGGAACTGAGGGTAATAGATACCTACTGGTCCGACCACTGCCGGCATACCACCTTTTTGACTGAAATAGAGGAAGTGGCCATAGAAGAGGGGACTTTTACCCAACCCGTAAAGAAGGCTTATGAGGAGTACCTGCAGTCCCGCAGGTTTGTTTATGAAGATAAAGGGAAGGATATTTGCCTTATGGATATCGCCACCATGGGCATGAAAGAACTGCGCAAGAGGGGGCTTTTGCAGGACCTGGATGAATCAGATGAAATAAATGCCTGCAGTATTGTGGTAAATGTGGACGTGGACGGCCGGGAGGAAGAATGGCTGGTTATGTTCAAAAACGAAACCCATAACCACCCCACGGAAATAGAGCCTTTTGGTGGCGCGGCCACTTGCCTGGGCGGAGCCATCAGGGACCCGCTCTCGGGGCGTTCCTATGTCTATCAGGCCATGCGGGTTACCGGCAGCGGTGACCCCCGGACCAGGATAGAAGACACCCTGCCCGGCAAGCTGCCCCAGCGGAAGATAACCACCGAGGCGGCTCATGGCTACAGTTCTTACGGCAACCAGATCGGATTGGCCACGGGCCAGGTGGCTGAGTTGTATGATGAGGGATTTGTGGCCAAGCGAATGGAAATTGGCGCCGTCATAGGCGCTGTGCCCAGGAAAAATGTGGTCAGGAAACAACCGGCAGCGGGAGATGTGGTTATCCTGGTGGGCGGCCGCACAGGCCGGGACGGTTGCGGTGGGGCTACAGGCTCTTCCAAGGAGCACACTGAAGAGTCTATTCTGACCTGCGGCGCCGAGGTCCAGAAGGGTAACCCCCCCGAGGAACGCAAAATCCAGCGGCTGTTCAGAAACCCCGAAGTCAGCGTAATGATAAAGAAGTGCAATGATTTTGGCGCCGGCGGGGTATCGGTGGCTATCGGAGAACTGGCTGACGGGCTGGATATAAACCTTGATGCAGTACCCAAGAAGTATGAGGGGCTGGACGGTACGGAGCTGGCCATTTCCGAATCCCAGGAGCGCATGGCTGTTGTGGTGGACCGGGAAAATGTGCAGCGCTTTATCCAATTAGCCCGGGAAGAAAACCTGGAAGCCACTGCGGTGGCGGAAGTAACCTCCACCGGCAGGCTGCGCATGAGCTGGCGGGGGCAATACATTGTTGACATCAGCCGGGCTTTCCTCAACACAAACGGGGTAAAACAGAAGACCAGGGTAGCGGTGAAGGCGCCGGCAGAGGATGAGAGCTATTTTGCCAGGCTCAACCCCGGTGTGGAAAAAGAGTTGGGGGATTTAAAGGCTGCCTGGCTGGCCAACTTGAGGGATTTAAACGTCTGCAGTCAAAAGGGTTTGGTAGAAAGATTTGACAGTACCATCGGCGCCGGCACCGTGCTCATACCCTTTGGCGGGAAATACCAGGCCACCCCGGCGGAAGGTATGGTGGCCAAAATCCCTGTTCTGGCGGGGGATACCACGACGGGAACGGTGATGACCTTCGGATATAACCCCCAATTAGCCAAGTGGAGTCCTTTCCACGGCGCTTTGTATGCTGTTCTGGAAGCTGTGGCAAAAGTGGTTGCTATAGGCGGAGATTATAAAAAAATCAGGCTTACTCTCCAGGAATACTTTGAAAAACTGGGGAAAGACGCAGCCCGGTGGGGCAAGCCTTTCAGCGCTTTGCTGGGGGCCTTCTATGCCCAGAAAAGATTTGGCATTCCGGCCATTGGCGGCAAGGACAGCATGTCAGGTACCTTCAAAGACCTGCATGTTCCTCCTACCTTGGTAGCTTTTGCCGCCGGTGTTGTGAAAGTGGATAAAGTGGTTTCGCCGGAATTCAAAAAAGCTGGCAGTAAAGTTGTTTTGGTTCCGGCTGCCCGGGATGCCAAGGAGATGCCTGATTTCGACCGGTTGGCTGCAAACTTCTCCAAGGTATATGAACTGATCCAGTCAGGCAAGGTTTTGGCAGCGCACTCGGTAAGAATGGGCGGGTTGGCTGCTGCTGTGAGCAAGATGGCCTTTGGCAACCGGATAGGCATGGTCTTTACCGCCAAAATGGAACCGGCTGACCTTTTTGCGCCCGATTACGGTTCCATAGTCCTGGAGCTGGACGAAAAGATAAATCTGGAAGAGGTTTTCGGTTCTGTGCATTACAAGGTGTTGGGGTATACCAGCGAAAAGGCTGTTTTACAGGTAAACGGTGTAGAAATAGGCTTGGCAGAGGCTGTTGCTGAGTGGGAGAAACCCCTGGAAAAAATCTTTCCTACCAGGACAGACGCCATATCTGAAAAGCCAAAAACAGCGTGGTTTACCGGGAGAAACACCGGCAAGCCGGCTATACCGGTGGCCAGGCCACGGATATTTATCCCGGTATTTCCCGGCACCAACTGTGAATATGACAGCGCCAGGGCCTTTGAAAAGGCCGGCGGCATAGTGGAAACCCTGGTTATCAGGAACCTTACCCCCGTGGAAATAGAGCAATCAATTGAGGCCATGGTCAAGGCCATTGATAATTCGCAGATAATTATGATACCCGGCGGCTTTAGCGCCGGTGATGAGCCTGACGGTTCCGGCAAGTTCATCGCTGCTATATTCAGAAACTCCAGGGTTAAAGAGGCAGTCATGAAATTGTTAAAACAAAGAGACGGCCTGATGCTGGGCATCTGCAACGGTTTTCAGGCTCTGATTAAGCTTGGTTTGGTGCCCTACGGTGAAATCAGAGATATTTCGCAAGACTGCCCTACCCTCACCTTTAATACCATCGGGCGCCATGTTTCCTGCCTAGTGCGGACCAAGGTAACGTCTACCCTGTCTCCGTGGTTTAACAATGTAAATGTGGGCGATGTCCATACTGTAGCTGTTTCTCACGGCGAAGGGCGTTTTGTGGGCAGGGAGGAAGAGATAGAACAGTTGATGAGAAACGGGCAAGTGGCTACTCAATATGTGGACCTCGAGGGGAAACCAACTTACGACATTGCCTTTAACCCCAACGGATCCATGCATGCCATTGAAGGTATTACCAGCCCTGACGGCCGGGTGCTGGGCAAAATGGGACATTCAGAGAGAATTAGCTCCAATGTCTATAAGAATGTACCCGGAGAAAAAGACCAAAAGCTGTTTGAGGCCGGGGTAAGGTATTTTGCTTAA
- a CDS encoding efflux RND transporter periplasmic adaptor subunit, with amino-acid sequence MSKWPEVFQTGLKDNKKRKKWIYAGVGLLVILGLISSVAFQAVDVDTYTVQRTDVVSTVWETGKVVSDSTEDIYSEIQGRVKAVYVDTGDSVEKGKLLAVIDVSELDTQIARLEGELKSVEGQEQTALSQVDINQIKQQELAVEQARVALGLAKANYERIKELYAQGAATRVELDRSEADLATRQKAVSQAEAALASLKKQNKSSQLQYEGQRESLQAELRHLQGQKAKSRVTADRDGIVFTRKVKEGDIVSPGSLLFTVGSREKTKIEVYVNNKDMMRVNTGDEVKVIFRVPGEDVEVKGVIDRIAPAAEEIISSLGIPEDKIKVTVNLKEKPAGIKVIPGATVDVVVTTQKAPDVPAVPKEALFSDKGEDYVWVNRQGKAAIVKVQTGVEGDDLVEIKSGLKEGDRVLLNPHLPELKEGIRIK; translated from the coding sequence ATGTCCAAATGGCCGGAGGTTTTCCAGACAGGGCTGAAAGACAACAAAAAGCGGAAAAAATGGATTTACGCCGGCGTAGGGTTGCTGGTTATATTAGGCCTGATAAGCTCAGTGGCTTTTCAAGCGGTGGATGTTGACACATACACCGTGCAGAGAACCGATGTAGTGTCTACCGTATGGGAAACGGGTAAAGTTGTAAGTGACTCTACTGAAGACATTTACAGTGAAATTCAGGGGAGGGTAAAGGCCGTTTATGTGGATACCGGCGACAGTGTAGAAAAAGGCAAATTATTGGCCGTTATCGACGTTAGCGAACTGGACACCCAGATAGCCCGCCTGGAAGGGGAATTAAAATCCGTGGAGGGTCAGGAGCAAACGGCTTTATCCCAGGTGGACATTAACCAAATAAAACAACAGGAACTGGCGGTGGAACAGGCCCGGGTAGCCTTGGGGCTGGCCAAAGCAAATTATGAAAGGATCAAAGAACTTTATGCCCAGGGAGCGGCGACCAGAGTGGAGCTGGACCGAAGCGAGGCTGACCTGGCAACCAGACAAAAAGCTGTATCCCAGGCTGAAGCTGCCCTGGCTTCCTTAAAGAAGCAGAATAAAAGCAGCCAATTGCAGTATGAGGGCCAAAGAGAGAGCCTGCAAGCTGAACTGCGGCACCTGCAGGGACAAAAAGCCAAATCCCGGGTAACCGCCGACCGGGATGGCATTGTATTTACCAGGAAGGTAAAAGAGGGGGATATAGTTTCTCCGGGCAGTTTATTGTTTACCGTGGGCAGTAGGGAGAAGACGAAAATTGAGGTATATGTTAACAATAAAGACATGATGCGGGTGAACACGGGCGATGAAGTGAAGGTTATCTTTAGAGTCCCGGGCGAGGATGTGGAGGTTAAAGGGGTGATTGACCGGATTGCTCCTGCCGCTGAAGAGATAATTTCTTCCCTGGGCATTCCCGAAGATAAAATCAAAGTAACAGTTAATTTAAAGGAAAAGCCTGCGGGAATCAAGGTAATACCGGGTGCTACCGTGGATGTGGTGGTTACCACCCAAAAGGCGCCTGATGTACCGGCGGTGCCTAAAGAAGCCCTTTTTTCCGACAAGGGCGAAGATTATGTCTGGGTAAACAGGCAGGGTAAAGCAGCTATTGTCAAGGTGCAGACCGGTGTGGAAGGAGACGACCTGGTAGAAATTAAAAGCGGCCTTAAAGAAGGCGACCGGGTGCTGTTGAACCCACATCTGCCGGAACTGAAAGAGGGTATCAGGATAAAATAA